In Dolichospermum flos-aquae CCAP 1403/13F, the following proteins share a genomic window:
- a CDS encoding IS1634 family transposase, translating into MEIQNIDHLGIVAGIIDSIGIVEIINELIGVEKDEKVNAGQVVKAMIINGLGFVSKPLYMFPKYFETIACEHLIGAGVKPEYLNDDKLGRVMDKLFIKGLDTIFFIIALKAAQKFGVSLSTSHLDSSSMHVHGQYNTSLPFVIFESQKVGNNQELEELAVKSPKEITITYGYSRDHRPDLKQFIIEMICSGDGDIPIFLKLASGNQADSSCFGKIAVEYQKQLEVNSLMVADAALYTESNLKMMSELRWLCRVPLSIKAAKSLISTLAESEFIDSTIPGYKLASKIQNYAGIEQRWLVVQSQERKESDLHKLTQKITKAESKAVQDLKKLSQERFACVADAIKALSKLSKQFKYHQIHESTVTQVKSNKKDTSGEISYQISATVSQDESKINTELLSAGRFIIATNVLDSKELSNDSMLREYKAQQSCERGFGFLKDPLFFADSIFLKSPERIESLGMIMGLCLLVYTLAQRHIRNALLESKSTIKNQLGKATNRPTLRWIFQCFQCIHLVTLSQEKHISNWNKDRDFILSLLPDDCLRYYQLVS; encoded by the coding sequence ATGGAAATTCAGAACATAGACCATCTAGGGATAGTAGCAGGAATCATAGATTCAATCGGAATAGTAGAAATAATAAATGAATTAATAGGAGTCGAAAAAGACGAAAAAGTAAATGCAGGTCAAGTGGTAAAAGCCATGATAATAAACGGGTTAGGATTTGTCTCCAAACCGTTATATATGTTTCCCAAATATTTTGAAACAATAGCCTGTGAGCATTTAATAGGAGCAGGAGTAAAACCAGAATATCTCAACGACGATAAATTGGGGAGAGTCATGGATAAACTGTTTATAAAAGGCTTAGATACAATCTTTTTTATCATAGCCTTAAAAGCTGCTCAAAAATTTGGAGTATCACTATCAACATCACATCTAGACTCATCATCAATGCACGTGCATGGGCAGTATAACACTAGCTTACCATTCGTAATATTTGAGAGTCAAAAAGTAGGAAATAACCAAGAATTAGAAGAATTAGCAGTAAAATCACCAAAAGAAATAACCATCACCTACGGTTATTCTCGTGACCATCGTCCAGACTTAAAACAGTTTATCATAGAAATGATATGTTCAGGAGATGGAGACATACCAATATTTTTAAAACTAGCATCGGGAAACCAAGCTGACTCATCATGTTTTGGTAAAATAGCAGTAGAATATCAAAAACAATTAGAAGTTAATAGTCTCATGGTTGCTGACGCTGCTTTATATACAGAATCAAACCTGAAAATGATGTCAGAATTACGTTGGTTATGTCGAGTACCATTAAGCATAAAAGCAGCAAAATCATTAATATCAACATTAGCAGAATCAGAATTTATTGATAGTACAATACCAGGATATAAATTAGCATCAAAAATCCAAAATTATGCAGGGATAGAACAAAGATGGTTAGTAGTGCAAAGTCAAGAAAGAAAAGAATCAGACCTGCATAAGCTCACACAAAAAATTACCAAAGCAGAATCAAAAGCTGTGCAAGATTTGAAAAAGTTATCACAAGAGAGATTTGCATGTGTTGCAGATGCTATCAAGGCATTATCAAAATTATCAAAACAATTCAAATATCATCAAATTCACGAAAGTACGGTGACTCAAGTAAAATCTAATAAAAAAGATACTTCAGGAGAAATATCCTATCAAATATCAGCTACAGTCTCCCAGGATGAAAGTAAAATTAATACAGAATTGCTGAGTGCGGGACGTTTTATTATTGCGACAAATGTTTTAGATTCAAAGGAACTAAGCAATGATTCTATGCTCAGGGAATATAAAGCTCAACAATCATGTGAAAGAGGGTTTGGTTTTCTCAAAGACCCATTATTTTTTGCCGACAGTATTTTCCTCAAAAGTCCTGAGAGAATAGAGTCTTTGGGAATGATTATGGGTTTATGTCTACTGGTTTATACTTTGGCTCAACGTCATATTAGAAATGCTCTTTTGGAGTCTAAATCAACAATTAAAAATCAATTAGGCAAAGCAACTAATCGTCCTACTTTACGCTGGATTTTTCAATGCTTTCAGTGTATTCATTTGGTTACACTCAGTCAGGAGAAACATATTTCTAATTGGAATAAGGACAGAGATTTTATCTTGAGTCTTTTACCAGATGATTGTTTACGTTACTATCAATTAGTCAGCTAA
- a CDS encoding DUF3368 domain-containing protein: protein MLINRIIINSSPLIVLFKSQKSELLPQLFTEILVPEGVFEEVTQGRAEDMASRQLSTVPWIKRVIIDSMAPEVAAWDLGKGESQVLSLALKHSDYAAIVDDRAARRCGQSLNIITMGTGGLLILAKKRGLISSISPGIEALLNAGLWLSDNMIKILKQQAGE from the coding sequence ATGTTGATTAATCGTATAATCATTAATTCCTCACCTCTAATTGTGCTGTTTAAAAGTCAAAAATCAGAATTATTACCACAATTATTTACAGAAATTTTAGTTCCTGAAGGTGTATTTGAAGAAGTTACTCAAGGGAGAGCAGAAGATATGGCATCAAGACAATTATCTACTGTTCCTTGGATAAAAAGAGTAATAATTGATAGTATGGCACCTGAAGTAGCAGCCTGGGATTTAGGAAAAGGAGAATCACAGGTATTAAGTCTAGCTTTAAAACATTCAGATTACGCAGCTATTGTAGATGATAGGGCGGCTCGGCGTTGTGGTCAATCATTAAATATTATTACTATGGGTACGGGAGGTTTATTAATTTTAGCAAAAAAGCGAGGATTAATTTCTAGTATATCTCCTGGAATTGAGGCTTTACTTAATGCTGGATTATGGTTATCAGATAATATGATTAAGATACTAAAACAACAAGCTGGTGAATAA
- a CDS encoding UPF0175 family protein: protein MKTIPIQLPDSAFSALRKNPQEFVQEMKIAAAIKWYELGDISQNKAAEICGLTRTEFIHALARYQVDFMQYTVAELAEEMSNVD from the coding sequence ATGAAAACCATACCCATTCAATTACCAGACAGCGCATTTTCTGCACTGCGTAAAAATCCTCAAGAATTTGTTCAAGAAATGAAAATTGCCGCCGCCATTAAATGGTATGAATTAGGTGATATATCTCAAAATAAAGCAGCAGAAATATGTGGACTAACTCGGACAGAGTTTATTCATGCTTTAGCTCGTTATCAAGTTGATTTTATGCAATATACAGTCGCAGAATTAGCTGAGGAAATGTCAAATGTTGATTAA
- a CDS encoding four helix bundle protein codes for MGNWELGEKLANGIWFIIQKWDTFAKDIIGKQIVRLTDSVCANIAEGRGQYNY; via the coding sequence TTGGGGAATTGGGAATTGGGGGAAAAGCTGGCGAATGGAATTTGGTTTATTATACAAAAATGGGATACATTTGCTAAGGATATTATAGGTAAACAAATTGTTAGATTGACTGATAGTGTTTGTGCTAATATTGCGGAAGGTAGGGGACAGTACAATTATTAA
- a CDS encoding HlyD family secretion protein — MRDTETQIKLQEFASDLKDKNLQLLDKQSSLKKAESKLLETQQEYRNIQSTYRNDINREKDEKIREIQKRKLEVTRKKQALTVKITDLKEAKIKLQENKQLFAKGFISETELKEQEKKVIQAETDLSNAKDELSLSDLDLQQQKLELQSFWQDVRNNKSEPQQKLKEAKSKIDQTVQELNQAKLALNQIMREIDKLKIQRQKIAEELRKTVITSPIDGVILNLQAKLGDVIEPKGDVLVIGDPTQQIVELKLSPLDATKVKIRQKAEISIIGFQSQKLTGKVQQISLLAGDTQNNNQGVDNVKITAIVGLDQMNKNIVPGTPVTVALIIAQRDHVTVIPSEAIQ, encoded by the coding sequence TTGCGAGATACAGAAACACAAATTAAATTACAAGAATTTGCATCTGATTTAAAAGATAAAAATTTACAACTGCTTGATAAACAGTCATCTTTAAAAAAAGCAGAAAGTAAATTATTAGAAACTCAGCAAGAATACAGAAATATTCAAAGTACCTATAGAAATGATATTAACAGGGAAAAAGATGAGAAAATAAGGGAAATTCAAAAGCGTAAATTAGAAGTTACCAGAAAAAAACAAGCATTAACTGTTAAAATAACCGATTTAAAAGAAGCAAAGATTAAATTACAAGAAAATAAACAACTTTTCGCTAAGGGGTTTATTTCGGAAACTGAATTAAAAGAGCAAGAAAAGAAAGTTATTCAAGCTGAAACAGATTTAAGTAATGCTAAAGATGAATTATCTTTGAGTGATTTAGATTTACAACAACAGAAATTAGAATTACAAAGTTTTTGGCAAGATGTGAGAAATAACAAATCTGAACCCCAGCAAAAATTGAAAGAAGCTAAATCTAAAATTGACCAAACTGTACAAGAATTAAACCAAGCTAAATTAGCACTAAATCAAATTATGAGAGAAATAGATAAACTCAAAATACAACGTCAAAAAATTGCTGAAGAATTAAGAAAAACAGTAATTACTTCTCCTATTGATGGTGTAATTCTCAATTTACAAGCAAAATTAGGTGATGTAATTGAACCGAAAGGAGATGTTTTAGTTATTGGTGATCCTACTCAACAAATTGTGGAATTAAAGTTATCTCCTTTAGACGCAACTAAGGTTAAAATTAGACAAAAAGCGGAAATTAGTATTATTGGTTTTCAATCACAGAAATTAACTGGTAAGGTTCAACAAATATCTTTATTAGCTGGAGATACCCAAAATAATAATCAAGGTGTAGATAATGTCAAAATTACAGCAATTGTGGGTTTAGATCAAATGAATAAAAATATTGTTCCGGGAACTCCAGTGACAGTTGCTTTAATTATCGCTCAACGTGATCATGTGACAGTTATTCCTAGTGAAGCTATTCAATAA
- a CDS encoding ABC transporter permease, translated as MTSPFFDKITITPKNPENIEQLQNQATSILRKRFPNVDIYASSNVEQVKSLEKVLNGVTIILLVIGSIALFVGGVGIANITIASVVERTSEIGLRRAIGATQKNILIQFLLEATFISMTGGIIAIVTVQGITIITVTLLNLPYQFGYETPLVSLSSAIIVGIISSFLPALRASKLDPVEALRSQ; from the coding sequence TTGACAAGTCCTTTTTTTGATAAAATTACCATTACTCCTAAGAATCCAGAAAATATAGAACAACTCCAAAATCAAGCAACTAGCATTTTAAGGAAAAGATTCCCTAATGTAGATATTTACGCTTCTAGCAATGTTGAACAGGTGAAAAGTTTAGAAAAAGTCTTAAATGGTGTAACTATTATCCTCTTGGTTATCGGGAGTATTGCTTTATTTGTGGGGGGTGTGGGAATTGCTAATATTACTATAGCATCAGTTGTGGAACGTACTTCCGAAATTGGTTTAAGACGGGCTATTGGTGCTACACAAAAAAATATTTTAATTCAGTTTTTACTAGAAGCAACTTTTATTAGTATGACAGGAGGAATAATTGCAATAGTTACTGTACAAGGGATTACAATTATAACTGTAACTCTCTTGAATTTACCCTATCAATTTGGTTATGAAACTCCTTTAGTTTCTCTCAGTTCTGCTATTATTGTAGGTATTATTTCTAGCTTTTTACCTGCACTGAGAGCTAGTAAATTAGATCCTGTTGAAGCTTTACGCTCTCAATAA
- a CDS encoding TolC family protein, translating to MNRFLLPISSLLLILLFPGLGKCQNIANPPSLPKSNSDLQLLLNNSSQELPLKLADAVYLALQNNRDLKIAYLQRILDQKQLAETESQFNPTFTPQLSLNVTNNQTGNNTNNNTTALLGANFNLKVPTGGNLSLTWQGQNLLSRTSSLDTSSDTNTLSQSINLNFSQPLLKGFGTGLNTLSIQRARLTENANILNLKNTTSQTITNTIVSYRNLLLAQERLKIEQLSFANAKKDLERLQALFEFGRIPKNDLVERQADIAQQEVNLVNTQSSLEQAISELTKIIDLPITKKLIALEKPDPPTSLNLPAFTEMLELAKANNTGYLAAVNAVENAKFGITEAKNQQQLDLKLNVSYGFNSASNTQDTNNLSSSLVLNREFGNLSQDNAVVKSEISLQNANYTLAKTQDNLNEELKNKTRNVKDTFKQIELAQQARKLAGSKVINAKERMRLSSNISMTDIINFEKSLVDAQNQELNAIINHLNSITQLEQFLGVTSSKWVK from the coding sequence ATGAATCGTTTTTTATTACCAATATCATCTTTGCTTTTGATTTTACTGTTTCCGGGTTTAGGAAAATGTCAAAATATAGCTAATCCACCAAGTTTACCAAAATCTAATTCTGATTTACAATTACTATTAAATAACTCTAGTCAGGAATTACCTTTAAAATTAGCTGATGCTGTTTATTTAGCTTTGCAAAATAATAGAGATTTAAAAATAGCGTATCTGCAACGTATTTTAGATCAAAAACAATTAGCTGAAACTGAATCTCAATTTAACCCAACATTTACACCACAGCTATCTTTAAATGTGACTAATAATCAAACTGGTAATAACACCAATAATAATACAACTGCGCTTTTGGGTGCTAATTTTAATTTAAAAGTTCCTACAGGTGGTAATTTAAGTTTAACATGGCAAGGACAAAATCTTTTATCTCGTACTAGCTCATTAGATACTTCCTCAGATACAAATACTCTGAGTCAAAGCATCAATCTTAATTTTAGTCAACCTTTATTAAAGGGTTTTGGTACGGGATTAAATACTCTGAGTATTCAAAGAGCCAGATTGACAGAAAATGCTAATATTTTGAATCTCAAAAATACTACTTCTCAAACAATTACTAATACTATAGTTAGTTATAGAAATTTATTATTAGCTCAAGAAAGACTGAAAATTGAACAATTATCTTTTGCTAATGCTAAAAAAGATTTAGAGAGATTACAAGCATTATTTGAATTTGGGAGAATTCCTAAAAATGATTTGGTTGAGCGTCAAGCTGATATTGCTCAACAAGAAGTAAATTTAGTGAATACACAATCAAGTTTAGAACAAGCAATTTCTGAATTAACTAAAATTATAGATTTACCCATAACAAAAAAACTAATTGCTCTGGAAAAACCTGATCCTCCAACAAGTTTAAATTTACCAGCTTTTACAGAAATGCTAGAATTAGCTAAAGCGAATAATACTGGTTATCTTGCTGCTGTTAATGCTGTAGAAAATGCTAAATTTGGGATAACAGAAGCTAAAAATCAACAACAATTGGATTTAAAATTAAATGTGAGCTATGGGTTTAATAGTGCTTCTAATACTCAAGATACAAATAATTTGAGTTCGTCTTTAGTCTTAAATCGTGAATTTGGTAATCTCAGTCAAGATAATGCGGTAGTTAAAAGTGAGATTAGCTTACAGAATGCTAATTACACTTTAGCAAAAACTCAGGATAATTTGAATGAGGAGTTGAAAAATAAAACTCGTAATGTCAAAGATACTTTTAAGCAAATTGAGTTAGCACAACAAGCACGAAAGTTAGCAGGATCAAAAGTGATAAATGCTAAGGAAAGAATGAGATTAAGTAGTAATATTTCAATGACGGATATTATTAACTTTGAAAAAAGTTTAGTTGATGCTCAAAATCAAGAACTTAATGCTATCATTAATCATCTTAATAGTATCACTCAACTAGAACAGTTTTTGGGAGTTACTTCGAGTAAATGGGTTAAATAA
- a CDS encoding element excision factor XisH family protein, whose amino-acid sequence MPQYDLYHNQVKNALTKDGWVITDDPFILEYKGLRLYADLGAEKLFAAQKMQQKIVIEIKVFNSPSLITELEKTLGQYNIYVSLIKRINPERKLYLAIPEAAYQDFFLKPAIQDILSDQQQINYIIFDPIQEVIVQWIS is encoded by the coding sequence ATGCCACAGTACGATTTATATCACAATCAAGTTAAAAATGCTCTAACCAAAGATGGATGGGTAATTACCGATGACCCCTTTATACTAGAATACAAAGGCTTGCGTTTATATGCTGATTTAGGAGCAGAAAAATTATTTGCTGCCCAGAAGATGCAGCAAAAGATTGTAATTGAAATAAAAGTTTTTAATAGCCCTTCTTTAATTACAGAATTAGAAAAAACATTAGGACAATATAATATTTATGTTAGTTTAATTAAAAGAATCAATCCAGAACGTAAATTATATTTAGCGATTCCTGAAGCTGCTTATCAAGACTTTTTTCTTAAACCAGCTATTCAAGATATTTTAAGTGATCAACAGCAGATTAATTACATTATTTTCGATCCAATTCAGGAGGTAATTGTACAATGGATAAGTTAG
- a CDS encoding XisI protein produces the protein MDKLEKYRRIIISIVGNHAKYKPSHGKIEALCICDQESDNYLLMDTGWDKTGRVHAVVFHLRIIDGKICIEWDGTERGITGELLELGVGKDDIILGFIRPEYRQFTDFSVA, from the coding sequence ATGGATAAGTTAGAAAAATACAGAAGAATTATAATTAGTATTGTTGGAAATCACGCTAAGTATAAACCTAGTCATGGAAAAATTGAGGCTTTATGTATTTGTGATCAAGAATCTGATAATTATTTGTTAATGGATACAGGTTGGGATAAAACAGGTAGGGTTCATGCAGTGGTGTTTCATTTGCGAATTATTGATGGGAAAATCTGCATTGAATGGGATGGTACAGAAAGGGGAATAACTGGGGAATTATTGGAATTAGGAGTAGGAAAGGATGATATTATTTTAGGGTTTATTCGTCCTGAATATCGGCAGTTTACAGATTTTTCTGTGGCTTAA